The Fusarium falciforme chromosome 10, complete sequence DNA segment GTTGGAATTGAGGTGAGGACATGGAAAAAACGCGAGAGATTCTGCCGGCGCTCGAGAAAAAAACTGCATCAAATTCAAAGGTCGACTAGCTCTTGCGATTTCACCGCCCGCCGCATCTGGCGCCTGCCGCACGCGCATTTCCCCCCCACCGTCGCCGTGAACCCCACTTTCCTGCCGCTCCAGGTGCCTTGGCGCCAGATCTTGACTTCTGAGAAGCAATGTTCCAGGGGGCTCGGCCACTAAAGCCAGTGAGAGTCCAGGGCCTTGATTGAGGTGAGGCATCCGTGAGGGGATTGGGGAACTCGAGGGTGGGTTGCTGATTGGCTGCTGCCCAGTTTGGCTCTTTGGAGCGGACTGTCCGAGTTTCAGCGGATGGGCTTGGAGATCCATGGCACATGGAAATGGGATGGGAAATGGTTAGAGGAAAGGATCTACGGTATTGAATGCCATTGGATCTCTTCATCTGCTAGAATCTCCTCATAAACGAGTCGACAACACTCCCATCTTGATCAAACATCAGTGGGACGATGCGGAACTGCCCGACGTGCTTGTGACCTGAGGAGTGGTAGGGCAGTACTTTCCGGATGCAGCAGTTATGCTGTCACCCGAGGTCACCTCCTAATTCCGTCCCTCTGCGCCCCTCTTCCCACTTTTGCCAGAGGCGACTCTGAATGACATCAACGGATCCGGCTGAGCTGGCTCCCCAAGCCGCTCTCAACAAGTTGCGCAACCTCGGGTCATTGCAAACCTCTAACATCCGATCTCAACTCTCTCTGTCACACCTGAGACCTTCTTCTAGATTCAATCTCTCTTTAAACTTGATTTACGACCTGTCTCGTCCAGCGACAATGCTCTGAGTTTTGGCTGGCCGCCACAAAACGCATGCGCCCAGTCAAACTATGATAAAACCAACCGCCAGAAACACCAATTGCTCCCTGAAACAATGAGACATTCCCGAGCCACCTTGAGGGGTCTGACTAGACTCTCTTCGAGGCTTCACACTCGCGCCCCTCGAAGGAGGATCTCCCGCTTGCCGATCCTCCCGCATCGACAGCACCGCCACCTCTTCACGTCCTCATCCAAGCGCGATGCCAAGCAGGACCAACAACGATCTACGTTGCCCGTTGCAGTAATCACCGGCGGACTTTTCATCTGGTGGCTTTACCCTTCTGACGACTTTGCACAGCTTTCAagcaagaagggcaagggcagGCAACGCCAGGAGCATCAAGAGCAGCACCAGGATACGCAGAAGAAGCCAGATGACGCCTCCAGCCCTGAAGATGACCAGCCCGCCTGGACCAACTTTGCCCGTCGCTTCGAGGCCTTTTGTACGATAAACGATGTCGAGTTTTCGACCTTTTCCGACAAGATTGTCAACTACCTCCTCCCAGAGTGGTCTAGAATGATACCCGGCTATGTTCGAAAGCTTCAGCGCGAATTGTCCATGTCACCAGGCTCTCTGGCCGATGAGATTTGGAAAGACGCACATGATCCTTTGGTCCATCCTGAAATCCGATACTCTGCCGAGGTTCGCGTTTCATCCGAACTTTGCGATGAAGAAAAGGCCTATCTGGCGAGACGAAAGCGAGTCGCCCGGATAGGCTTGGCAAGGTACCTTGgactcgaggaggatgaggttcaCCCCGACGATGTTCCAACCATTGCCATGTGCGGTTCCGGCGGAGGTTTGAGAGCACTCATTGCTGGAACTGGTTCAATACTGGCaactgaagaagatggactgCTTGACTGTGTGACCTACACCTCTGGTGTGAGTGGTTCATGCTGGCTTCAGGCACTCAATCTTACTTCATTCAACAAGGGAAGCGTTAGCAACCTTTTGGAACACCTCAAGGCCAGGGCATCAACGCACATTGCCTATCCTCCAGTGGCTTTCCAATCTCTCGCCTCGATGCCAACCAACAAGTACCTCCTCAGCGGTATGgtagagaagctcaagggtGATCCCAAGGCTGATTTCGGCCTGGTCGATGTGTACGGTGTCTTGCTAGCTGCAAGATACTTGGTGCCCAAGGGAGATCTCGGGGTTAACGACCGCGACTTCAAACTCTCCAACCAGCGTCAGTACGTTCAGTATGGACAACTTCCTCTGCCAATTTATACTGCTGTGCGTCACGAGATACCAGACCTGCCGGCATCCACGTCGCAAAACCCTATCGAATCTGAAATagccaaggaagaggctAAGAAGGAGTCTTGGTTCCAATGGTTCGAAATCACTCCTTATGAGTTCTTCTGCGAAGAATTTGGAGCTGGAATTCCTACCTGGGCTCTTGGTCGCAAGTTCAATGAGGGCAAAGATGTCCCTCCTGAGCATGGCTTCCACCTCCCCGAGATCCGATTGCCTCTCCTGATGGGCGTCTTCGGTAGTGCTTTCTGTGCCACGCTCAGCCACTACTATCGAGAGATCAAGCCTTTGGTTCAGGGCTTGGCTGGGTTTGGAACCATTGACGAACTCATCTCAACTCGTGATGACGACTTGGTCAAGGTTCACCCCATTGATCCCGCGAGGATACCCAACTTTGCCTATGGCATGCATGGCAAACTTGAAAAGACCACTCCTACTAGCATCTACGACAACGAGTACATCCAACTCATGGACGCTGGAATGTCCAACAACCTGCCCATCTACCCCCTGCTCCGACCTGGCCGTGACGTTGACATTGTCATCGCATTCGATGCCTCAGCCGACATCAAGACGGACAACTGGCTCTCTGTCGCGGATGGATATGCCCGTCAGCGTGGTGTCAAGGGCTGGCCTGTGGGAATCGGCTGGCCAAAGGAAGGGGAGACCGCCTCTCAAGTCGCTAAGGAGCTCGACAATGCTCAGGCCAAGTCTACCTACGAGGCAGAGGCCAAGCTTCAAGAAGCTAAGCGGGAGCAGAAGGAACTCCGCAAGGAGGCTCATGAAGAAGGAAAGGCTGTCATGGCCGAGGATGAAAAGACCAAATTTGAGCACGGAGACCAAGAGTCTGGTGACTTGGGATACTGCACCGTCTGGGTCGGAACCAACCAAGAGCGTAGCTCCGAGCCACCTCCTCCATCCAAGGCCATCTCGGGTCCGACATCGTGGAAGCTCATGGAGCCCGATGCTGGCATTACCGTCGTCTACATGCCCCTCCTCTCCAACGAGAAGGTGCCCGGTATTTCCCCTGGGTCTACCGACTTCCTGAGCACCTGGAACTTCATCTATACCCCTGACCAGATCGACAGCGTAGTCAAGCTGGCACGGGCAAACTACGAAGAGGGCAAGCAACAGGTCCGAGACACTGTCCGGGCAGTGTATCAGcgaaagaagaagcttcgtgaggctgctgagaaaTCTAAGCGCCAGGACAGGTATAGAGCTCTTATGCGGAGAGGCGAGGGAGTCCGACTAGGCCAGGGGGATCATTTCAGTTGAGGTGGGAGTAGAGAATTCAACATTCCATGACAGAGTGACAGCTGAGGACATGGATGCATATGTAATATACCCGAGACGGAAGCAGAGCAGTGCGTAAATGTAAATCTTTGATTTTGACTCGCCATTTCTCGAGGAGTTTTGTCATTGTTCTACATTGTATCTTACATTGACATTTCCCATCCCGATCCTCTGGGGACCTTGTGCTCCCATGCATTTTTATACACGGCCCAAAGAGTTTTTGGGCCAAGAATTTGTTTGTGTTGTCATCTCATTATCCGCACATACAGGCAGACGCCATGCACCCATCACCGACATCCCTGTCATGAATACGTAAGGTATATATCCAACGCGGAGGCACTCCACTCCTCAAGCTTAGATGATCTCTCCGATATCAATGTGAGGCGCCTTCCAGGGCTTGGCGCCCTCCTCGAGCATGTCGCTCGGTACCCGCACCTTGTTGCTGGGGCTGTACAGGTACCACGCCTTGAGGGCGTTCATCGAGGCGTTCCACCTGGCGATGTCGAGGCTGGGGCCTGAGCCCTCGCCG contains these protein-coding regions:
- a CDS encoding Lysophospholipase, whose translation is MRHSRATLRGLTRLSSRLHTRAPRRRISRLPILPHRQHRHLFTSSSKRDAKQDQQRSTLPVAVITGGLFIWWLYPSDDFAQLSSKKGKGRQRQEHQEQHQDTQKKPDDASSPEDDQPAWTNFARRFEAFCTINDVEFSTFSDKIVNYLLPEWSRMIPGYVRKLQRELSMSPGSLADEIWKDAHDPLVHPEIRYSAEVRVSSELCDEEKAYLARRKRVARIGLARYLGLEEDEVHPDDVPTIAMCGSGGGLRALIAGTGSILATEEDGLLDCVTYTSGVSGSCWLQALNLTSFNKGSVSNLLEHLKARASTHIAYPPVAFQSLASMPTNKYLLSGMVEKLKGDPKADFGLVDVYGVLLAARYLVPKGDLGVNDRDFKLSNQRQYVQYGQLPLPIYTAVRHEIPDLPASTSQNPIESEIAKEEAKKESWFQWFEITPYEFFCEEFGAGIPTWALGRKFNEGKDVPPEHGFHLPEIRLPLLMGVFGSAFCATLSHYYREIKPLVQGLAGFGTIDELISTRDDDLVKVHPIDPARIPNFAYGMHGKLEKTTPTSIYDNEYIQLMDAGMSNNLPIYPLLRPGRDVDIVIAFDASADIKTDNWLSVADGYARQRGVKGWPVGIGWPKEGETASQVAKELDNAQAKSTYEAEAKLQEAKREQKELRKEAHEEGKAVMAEDEKTKFEHGDQESGDLGYCTVWVGTNQERSSEPPPPSKAISGPTSWKLMEPDAGITVVYMPLLSNEKVPGISPGSTDFLSTWNFIYTPDQIDSVVKLARANYEEGKQQVRDTVRAVYQRKKKLREAAEKSKRQDRYRALMRRGEGVRLGQGDHFS